One genomic region from Rosa rugosa chromosome 1, drRosRugo1.1, whole genome shotgun sequence encodes:
- the LOC133725262 gene encoding uncharacterized protein LOC133725262: MFGILYGELFLLIGATAALVGPKDLPRIARMAGRLAGRSIGYVQLARGQFDNVMQQSQARQVQKELQDALAQLDLIRYEVRSLSLINSGPMTRKLMENAGELASPHNGANSSIENPKKEVKLTTSVIKDNINFRTSESLNLHTQATAYAKLAESAAVNTSFLKSSEEKERLIDENGLFTVLPISAESTGMVPKRKENVEGSDIVLEAVLEAEVARNAKDFFSQAENQIQ, translated from the exons ATGTTTGGTATTTTGTACGGCGAGCTCTTCCTCTTGATCGGAGCCACCGCTGCTTTAGTCG GACCAAAAGATTTGCCTAGGATTGCAAGAATGGCGGGGCGGTTAGCAGGTCGGTCAATCGGGTATGTCCAGTTAGCTCGAGGCCAATTCGACAATGTAATGCAGCAATCTCAAGCTCGCCAG GTTCAAAAGGAACTTCAAGATGCGCTTGCACAGTTGGATTTGATTCGTTATGAAGTACGAAGTCTGTCGCTTATAAACTCGGGTCCCATGACTCGAAAGCTGATGGAAAATGCTGGGGAACTTGCCTCTCCACATAATG GGGCCAACAGTTCAATTGAGAATCCTAAGAAGGAAGTGAAGTTGACGACTAGTGTGATAAA GGATAATATTAACTTCAGAACCTCAGAATCACTTAATTTGCATACACAAGCCACTGCATATGCTAAATTGGCTGAATCTGCTGCTGTGAACACTAGCTTCTTGAAAAGTagtgaagagaaagagagacttATTGATGAAAATGGTCTTTTCACTGTTCTTCCAATTTCAGCTGAAAGCACCGGAATGGTACCAAAACGCAAGG AAAACGTTGAAGGATCAGACATTGTGTTGGAAGCAGTGCTTGAAGCAGAGGTAGCACGTAACGCCAAAGATTTCTTCTCACAGGCTGAAAATCAAATACAATGA
- the LOC133739998 gene encoding photosynthetic NDH subunit of subcomplex B 3, chloroplastic: protein MGTLQLSSCGSSFCSPIPSNLISHNITTSHSTPKSLTFSGGKIRAVSTAPNSSASAQAIEPEQQPPLVDFAFVNSVLLPDQTPDVHLRQACGGQKLRNIMLDGNIELYGPYARPLLNCGGGGTCGTCMVEVIKGKELLSPRTDKEKKHLQKKPKNWRLACQATVGKPDSGGLVVVQQLPEWKAHEWKYEDTLVNPSQ, encoded by the exons ATGGGTACTCTCCAGTTGAGCTCTTGTGGTTCATCATTTTGCTCACCCATCCCTTCTAACCTGATCAGTCACAACATTACCACCTCCCATTCAACTCCCAAGTCCCTCACTTTCTCCGGAGGGAAAATAAGAGCAGTTAGCACAGCTCCAAATAGTAGTGCATCTGCACAAGCCATTGAACCAGAACAACAACCTCCTCTGGTTGATTTTGCATTTGTTAAC TCTGTGTTGCTACCTGATCAAACCCCGGATGTGCATCTTCGTCAAGCCTGTGGAGGACAGAAGCTTAGGAATATAATGTTGGATGGGAATATTGAATTGTATGGACCATAT GCTAGACCTCTGCTGAATTGTGGTGGTGGAGGAACCTGTGGAACATGTATGGTGGAG GTTATTAAAGGAAAGGAGCTCTTGAGCCCTCGGACagacaaagaaaagaaacaccTTCAAAAG AAACCAAAGAATTGGAGACTTGCTTGCCAAGCCACAGTAGGGAAACCTGACTCCGGGGGGCTG GTTGTTGTTCAACAACTACCTGAATGGAAAGCACATGAATGGAAGTATGAGGACACCCTAGTGAACCCTTCACAGTGA